One window of the Eucalyptus grandis isolate ANBG69807.140 chromosome 8, ASM1654582v1, whole genome shotgun sequence genome contains the following:
- the LOC104417661 gene encoding LOW QUALITY PROTEIN: calcium-transporting ATPase 12, plasma membrane-type (The sequence of the model RefSeq protein was modified relative to this genomic sequence to represent the inferred CDS: inserted 3 bases in 2 codons) produces MSSLRLRKPNEEAATDAVLDRGNGPTNIFHRRRWRLAFTVIYFTRALEYLSKQVLGKKTDLLRTLSYVAINVDLKNSDNPREGDCPSLGDVGPKILSNLVREKSFESLAQIGGVKRLASILMTNLEKGLSGDETDLMRRTNIFGANKYNKPPAKSFLSFVLDAFKDMIIIILIACAVLSLAFGIKQYGLKEGWYDGGSIIIAIFLVVIVSAVSNYKQGRQFRKLSKESTNIRVEVVRDGRRQPISIFDIVVGDVVYLKIGDQVPADGLFVDGHSLRVDESSMTGESDHIEVDSENPFLLSGTKVIDGYGRMMVVSVGMNTAWGEMMSSVSRDLDEETPLQARLNKLTSFIGKVGVSVAVLVLLVLMIRYFTGHTQDDAGNREFTSGKTKSGDVMDAVVRIVAAAVTIVVVAIPEGLPLAVTXTLAYSMKRMMGDNAMVRKLSACETMGSATTICTDKTGTLTLNEMRVTELCMGKEHVSVDASREIATSIVEVLLQGIGLNTTGTVHMRPSESVPEILGSPTEKAILSWGVSKLGMTMDELKQEWEIVQVEAFNSEKKRSGVAVRRRGEQVIHIHWKGAAEMILAMCSDYYSQSGTVNVMTDEARSDFGTVIKNMADKSLRCIAFAYKKFDGSLAQFHGKLEEDGLTLLGIVGIKDPCRPGVRRAVVSCRSAGVNIKMITGDNMHTARAIALECGIFNPEEDLEHEAIVEGVQFRNYSPEQRTAAIEKIRVMARSSPFDKLLMVQCLKKKGHVVAVTGDGTNDAPALKEADIGLSMGIQGTEVAKESSDIVILDDNFASVVTVLRWGRCVYNNIQKFIQFQLTVNVAALVINFVAAVSSGNVPLTAVQLLWVNLIMDTLGALALATEQPTNDLMLKPPVGRTERLISRVMWRNLISQALYQVIILLTLQFKGVPXFGVDKKVRDTIIFNCFVLCQVFNEFNARKLEEKNVFKGIHKNKLFLGIISMTIILQVVMVEFLKRFANTERLDWGQWGACIGLAALSWPIGWLVKCIPVSGKKLFFSRREEAS; encoded by the exons ATGTCGTCGTTAAGGCTCCGTAAACCTAACGAAGAAGCAGCAACCGATGCGGTGCTTGACCGCGGCAATGGCCCGACGAATATCTTCCACAGGCGGAGATGGCGCCTGGCTTTCACGGTCATATACTTCACGAGGGCTCTCGAGTATCTGTCGAAACAAGTCCTCGGGAAGAAGACGGACCTGTTGCGCACGCTCTCTTACGTTGCCATCAATGTCGACCTCAAGAACAGTGATAATCCACGTGAAGGAGATTGCCCTTCGCTTGGAGACGTCGGCCCGAAGATCCTGAGTAACCTGGTAAGAGAGAAAAGCTTTGAATCTCTTGCTCAAATTGGTGGCGTTAAACGACTCGCTTCAATTCTCATGACAAATCTCGAAAAAGGCTTGAGCGGGGATGAAACCGACCTCATGCGCCGAACCAATATTTTCGGTGCGAATAAGTACAATAAGCCCCCGGCAAAGAGCTTTCTCAGCTTTGTGCTTGATGCGTTCAAAGACATGATCATAATCATTCTCATAGCATGCGCTGTTCTCTCTTTAGCATTCGGTATCAAACAGTACGGCCTTAAAGAAGGTTGGTATGATGGTGGGAGTATAATCATCGCCATCTTTCTGGTCGTCATTGTCTCTGCTGTCAGCAACTATAAGCAAGGAAGGCAGTTCCGGAAACTTTCAAAAGAGAGCACCAACATTAGAGTAGAGGTTGTAAGAGATGGCAGGAGGCAACCAATCTCCATATTTGATATTGTCGTAGGCGATGTCGTGTATCTGAAGATTGGCGACCAGGTTCCGGCTGATGGGTTATTTGTTGATGGCCATTCCCTGAGAGTTGACGAGTCTAGCATGACTGGTGAAAGCGATCACATCGAAGTCGATAGCGAGAACCCTTTCTTGCTCTcgggcaccaaagtgatcgacGGCTACGGTCGAATGATGGTTGTTTCTGTCGGCATGAACACTGCATGGGGCGAGATGATGAGCTCCGTGAGccgtgacttagatgaagagaCCCCGCTCCAAGCCCGTCTAAACAAGTTGACTTCCTTCATCGGGAAGGTCGGGGTGTCGGTGGCCGTACTGGTACTTCTTGTCTTGATGATCCGCTACTTCACTGGACACACCCAAGATGATGCCGGAAACAGAGAATTCACCAGCGGGAAGACCAAGTCGGGGGACGTGATGGACGCCGTTGTGCGCATAGTTGCTGCAGCAGTGACCATTGTGGTGGTGGCTATACCTGAGGGCTTGCCTTTGGCCGTCA TGACGCTGGCCTACTCCATGAAGCGCATGATGGGTGACAATGCCATGGTCCGGAAGCTCTCCGCCTGTGAAACCATGGGTTCTGCCACAACGATCTGCACGGACAAAACCGGGACCCTCACGTTAAACGAGATGAGAGTGACAGAGTTATGTATGGGAAAAGAACATGTGAGTGTAGATGCATCCAGAGAAATAGCGACCAGCATCGTTGAAGTCCTACTACAAGGAATCGGATTGAACACGACAGGTACCGTCCACATGCGACCTTCTGAATCTGTTCCTGAAATTTTAGGTAGCCCAACTGAAAAGGCGATACTTTCTTGGGGTGTATCCAAATTGGGTATGACGATGGACGAACTGAAGCAGGAATGGGAGATAGTCCAAGTCGAGGCATTCAATtctgagaaaaagagaagtgggGTCGCTgtgaggaggagaggagagcaGGTAATTCACATACACTGGAAGGGAGCTGCTGAGATGATCTTGGCAATGTGTTCAGATTATTATAGCCAAAGTGGGACGGTGAATGTCATGACTGATGAAGCAAGGTCTGATTTCGGGACAGTAATTAAAAATATGGCAGACAAAAGCCTGCGCTGCATCGCATTCGCCTACAAAAAGTTCGATGGCTCACTTGCTCAATTTCATGGGAAACTTGAGGAAGATGGACTTACACTGCTGGGGATAGTGGGGATAAAGGACCCATGCAGACCAGGCGTGAGAAGGGCAGTGGTGTCCTGTAGAAGCGCTGGGGTGAACATCAAGATGATCACAGGAGACAACATGCACACTGCAAGAGCTATAGCCTTGGAATGCGGGATATTCAATCCGGAGGAAGATCTCGAACATGAAGCCATAGTGGAGGGCGTGCAGTTTCGCAACTACTCGCCCGAACAGAGAACGGCAGCAATCGAGAAAATCCGGGTAATGGCTAGATCATCCCCATTTGATAAGCTTTTGATGGTGCAATGCTTGAAGAAGAAAGGGCATGTGGTGGCGGTCACTGGTGATGGCACGAATGACGCCCCAGCCCTAAAGGAAGCGGATATTGGCCTCTCCATGGGAATCCAAGGCACTGAGGTGGCAAAGGAGAGCTCAGATATCGTCATCCTGGATGATAATTTTGCCTCCGTGGTGACTGTGCTGAGGTGGGGGCGGTGCGTCTACAACAACATCCAAAAGTTCATCCAGTTTCAGCTCACTGTGAATGTGGCTGCACTCGTCATCAACTTCGTTGCTGCGGTCTCTTCTGGCAATGTCCCTTTGACAGCTGTCCAGCTTCTTTGGGTGAACTTGATTATGGACACCCTGGGAGCTTTGGCATTGGCGACAGAGCAACCTACAAATGATCTCATGCTAAAGCCACCTGTTGGACGAACCGAGCGGCTTATAAGCAGAGTCATGTGGAGGAATCTCATATCTCAGGCTTTGTACCAAGTTATCATCCTCCTGACCCTACAATTCAAGGGAGTTCC TTTTGGGGTGGACAAGAAAGTGAGGGACACAATTATTTTCAACTGCTTCGTCCTCTGCCAGGTCTTCAACGAATTTAATGCCAGGAAGCTGGAGGAGAAAAATGTATTCAAAGGGATCCATAAGAACAAGTTGTTCTTGGGCATCATTAGTATGACCATAATTCTTCAGGTGGTGATGGTTGAGTTTCTAAAGAGGTTTGCCAACACTGAGAGGCTGGACTGGGGACAATGGGGTGCTTGCATCGGACTCGCAGCTTTGTCTTGGCCGATTGGTTGGCTTGTTAAGTGCATTCCAGTCTCAGGCAAAAAGTTGTTCTTTTCCCGCAGAGAAGAAGCATCCTGA